The following is a genomic window from Maridesulfovibrio frigidus DSM 17176.
ATGAAATAGGTATTACCTACGGCCAGATAGGGTTCATAATGCAGGCACTTAGGCATCCCGGACGCAATCAGGATCAGATTTCACAAGTTGTGAGTGTGGATAAAGCCGCAACTGCTAGGGCCATAGCAAAACTAGTCAAAAACAATTTTTTATATAGAGAAGAAAATCCTGAAAACAGGCGCGAAAAATTAGTTTACCCAACAGAAAAAGCGCAAGAGATAGAAGAAGATCTTCATCAAGCATTACAGGCGGCAAATCAGTTAATGATGTCCGAGTTGAGTGAAGATGAAAAGGTTCTATTAATGAGCTTCTTGCGAAGAATGATTGATACCGGGCGCGGTACGTTAGGCCTTCCATCTGTATGGGATATTCTCTAGCAGTTAAGGGTTAATTTGATATTATTGAATGTGGATATATGACGAAAGAAAGGTGTATTATGATAGATGATACTAAAAAAAGAGCTGTAATTCTGGCTGTATCTGTGACTCAGTTTACAATGCCGTTTATGTTTTCGGCTGTAGGTGTTGCTCTACCTGCAATAGGTCGAGAATTTGGTGCGACGGGCATTGATTTAAGCCTTGTTGAATCAATATATATTGGCGGAGTTGCAGCGCTTCTTCTTCCATTCGGGCGATACTCTGACATGCACGGCAGGCAGCCTGTGTTCAGGCTCGGTGTACTTTTATACGCTATATTTACGCTTCTGCTCGGTTTCTCACAGGATATTAATACTGTTATTTTCTTGCGCTTAGGGCAGGGGATTTCAGGCGCACTCGCAATCGCAACTAACATGGCGCTACTTACAGACTCTGTTCCCCCAAAGGAAAGAGGAAGAGCTATGGGGCTTGCTGTAGCCGCTGTATATATCGGCTTGTCCGTCGGCCCTTATTTGGGTGGTTTGGTGACAACTCATATGGGATGGCGCTGGCTTTTCTTCCTTGGGACGATCCCCCTTGGAATAAGTTATATTGTTGCTTACCGAAATTTGAAGGAAAAATTCTGCTCTTCGGATGAGAAGTTTGATTATTCCGGTAGTATTATGGTTATTTTCTCGGTAGCCGCACTGGTCTTTGGTGGAACGAACCTTAGCGCTGGCTGGCCCGGAGTGGCGCTGCTTCTATCTGGTCTTGTGGGTTTTGCCATATTCATATTTATGCAGGGAAAAGCAAAATTCCCGCTCGTAGAGTTGTCTCTTTTTAAAGAAAGAAAAGATTTCTCGGATGCTGCTTTTGTACAGTTCATCAGCTATGCAGGTACGTTTGGAATTGTTTTTTTGTTTAGTCTATACTTGCAGAGTGTGAAGGCAATGACACCACACGAAGCGGGCGTTGTACTTGTTGCCCAACCTATCGTTCAGGCCGTGTTATCCCCCCTTTGTGGCCGGCTTGCCGATCGCTTTTATCCGCGCATTATTGCCATGTCGGGTATGATTGTTTGTACCGCCGGATCGATAATGGGAGCCTGTGTTGGGTCTGAAACATCACTGACGTATTTATATACGATGTTTGTAGTGCTAGGAGTTGGTTTTGCACTATTTTCTGCACCTAATATGATTATTCTGATGGGCAGTGTGCCGCCTTCGCGGTTCGGATTTGCTTCGGCAATTACCGGCGCTTTGAGGACAATCGGAATGGTCGCTAGTATGGTAATTATTGCTATTTTCCTTTCCGTATTCATGGGAGATGTGATTGTTTCGCCAGGGTCTGCGGTTCAATATATGAAAGTGATGCATTACTCTTTGATGACTCTTTCAGGACTGTGCGTGATAGGCGTAGTAATTTCAATGCGTCAAGTTTACAGACGTTTTTATGGAAAAACAGAGGTTGCCAAGTGAGAATATTATGTGCAGTCTGCGGACATCAAAAAGGAGAATTAAATGGTATCACATAATGTTAGCGGCTCTGAAATTTTAGGGGCTTCAATTAAAGCCAAGAGAAGGCTTGAAGATAACACAAGTCTTGAAGATGGGTTTAAGGCCGCATCTGATCAGGCTCGAGTACTTGCGTATTACCTGACTCTTCTTGTGAAGTGGAATAAGGCTATGAATCTGGTAGGTCCCAAGGGTTGGGAGGAAATATTTCATTCACTAATAATTGATAGCTTGTATCTGGCCGACTTCCTAAATTCGCTGGATCTACCTGACAATCCGAACACGCTTGACCTTGGTGCGGGAGCTGGACTTCCGGGTATACCGCTAAGAACTTTATGGCAGAGCGGAAATTATAACCTCGTGGAGTCGCGTCAAAAACGCACAATATTCATGCGCACAGCACTTCAGG
Proteins encoded in this region:
- a CDS encoding MarR family winged helix-turn-helix transcriptional regulator, producing the protein MSKHASFGFMNAQMVRLHKAILADKLNEIGITYGQIGFIMQALRHPGRNQDQISQVVSVDKAATARAIAKLVKNNFLYREENPENRREKLVYPTEKAQEIEEDLHQALQAANQLMMSELSEDEKVLLMSFLRRMIDTGRGTLGLPSVWDIL
- a CDS encoding MFS transporter: MIDDTKKRAVILAVSVTQFTMPFMFSAVGVALPAIGREFGATGIDLSLVESIYIGGVAALLLPFGRYSDMHGRQPVFRLGVLLYAIFTLLLGFSQDINTVIFLRLGQGISGALAIATNMALLTDSVPPKERGRAMGLAVAAVYIGLSVGPYLGGLVTTHMGWRWLFFLGTIPLGISYIVAYRNLKEKFCSSDEKFDYSGSIMVIFSVAALVFGGTNLSAGWPGVALLLSGLVGFAIFIFMQGKAKFPLVELSLFKERKDFSDAAFVQFISYAGTFGIVFLFSLYLQSVKAMTPHEAGVVLVAQPIVQAVLSPLCGRLADRFYPRIIAMSGMIVCTAGSIMGACVGSETSLTYLYTMFVVLGVGFALFSAPNMIILMGSVPPSRFGFASAITGALRTIGMVASMVIIAIFLSVFMGDVIVSPGSAVQYMKVMHYSLMTLSGLCVIGVVISMRQVYRRFYGKTEVAK
- the rsmG gene encoding 16S rRNA (guanine(527)-N(7))-methyltransferase RsmG: MVSHNVSGSEILGASIKAKRRLEDNTSLEDGFKAASDQARVLAYYLTLLVKWNKAMNLVGPKGWEEIFHSLIIDSLYLADFLNSLDLPDNPNTLDLGAGAGLPGIPLRTLWQSGNYNLVESRQKRTIFMRTALQVMKLPRTEVFHGRAEALPSESFPADIILSKAFMPWKELLPFVKPMLVENGRVIILSNNCAPKEGKIKSLGFNLESSMEYKAGKRMHYLWSLSSAT